In one window of Blattabacterium sp. (Cryptocercus punctulatus) str. Cpu DNA:
- the lipA gene encoding lipoyl synthase: protein MNLIQKKPNWIKVKFPIGKNYKNLQKLVSLHKLNTICQSGSCPNIGECWEKGVATFMILGNVCTRSCRFCGVKTGRPENIDWKEPEKVAKSIKILKIKHAVITSVNRDDLKDMGAAIWIETIKITRKLNPGITIETLIPDFKGEQKIIDQIIDLNPEVISHNVETISRLTKKIRIQAKYDRSLKVLQYIKEKNKNIRTKTGIMLGLGEKKEEILVTMKDIKNSQVDILTIGQYLQPSLKHFSVRFFVLPEEFKELKKIGLKIGFKYVESGPLVRSSYHAEKHVK, encoded by the coding sequence ATGAATTTAATTCAAAAAAAACCTAATTGGATAAAAGTGAAATTTCCAATTGGAAAAAATTATAAAAATTTACAAAAATTAGTTTCTTTACACAAACTAAATACAATTTGTCAGAGTGGTAGTTGTCCTAATATAGGAGAATGTTGGGAAAAAGGAGTTGCCACTTTTATGATATTAGGTAACGTTTGTACAAGATCTTGTAGATTTTGTGGTGTCAAAACAGGACGTCCTGAAAATATAGATTGGAAAGAACCAGAAAAAGTGGCTAAATCAATTAAAATATTGAAAATTAAACATGCTGTGATCACTTCTGTGAATAGAGATGATTTAAAAGATATGGGTGCTGCTATATGGATAGAAACCATAAAAATTACTAGAAAACTAAATCCAGGTATAACAATCGAAACATTGATTCCGGATTTTAAAGGGGAACAAAAAATTATAGATCAAATAATAGATCTTAATCCAGAAGTTATTTCTCATAATGTAGAGACTATTTCTAGGTTAACAAAAAAAATACGTATTCAAGCAAAATACGATCGTAGTCTTAAAGTTCTACAATATATTAAGGAAAAAAATAAAAATATTCGTACAAAAACGGGGATTATGTTAGGATTAGGAGAAAAAAAAGAAGAAATATTAGTAACGATGAAAGATATAAAAAACTCTCAAGTAGATATTTTAACTATAGGACAATATTTACAACCTTCTTTAAAACACTTTTCCGTACGTTTTTTTGTTTTACCGGAAGAATTTAAAGAATTGAAAAAAATTGGATTAAAAATAGGATTTAAATATGTAGAAAGTGGACCTTTGGTTCGCTCTTCTTATCATGCAGAAAAACATGTAAAATAA
- a CDS encoding exodeoxyribonuclease V subunit beta, whose product MIKFIILIPATLKIYNASAGSGKTFFLVKNYLFILFKSPHCDEFKRILALTFTNKATEEIKKRILQCIKEFSNQKISKEYHSLYNSIIKDLKLTKRQLSERAKKILSEILSDFSSLSISTIDKFTYRIIRSFFSNKNIYIEMDTHKFLWEVIDNLYNRLKSSEKWSHILIQFSLERLKKGKNWDIRKELFKIASLIVEENSFFYMKKIRFQSFDDWIILKKKLLKRTKKFEKKCKKQGEKFFEFLKKTSIKKHSFYYSDFPKLFQKFRVKNIILNPFHQRIEKSIQKKVLYSSKNSTINMDQKILIERNKKKILSLYQETKFIYKKYIFSYILDKLFLKNFHYLSIIQEIEKEFLFLKEEKKIFLNAELNKILHERIIQDPIPLIYEKMGVQYKHYFLDEFQDTSFLQWYNIRILIENALSENGSAMIVGDPKQSIYRWRGVDYNLFLHLISSSSKSYHKKIITIGTNFRSYEEIVKFNNSLYQSVSKIFNSTLYKKIYKESKQKEFKKPGGYVELNFIIEQKNYRNELYCKIKKKIKKLLKQKYKLSDIAILVRNNEDGNFLSEKLLEDGFIVNTSVSLLVKNHLEIEIIIHFFYILLKPHCYQKRATLILLLLKNKLIYTKKRDHDFLVESIFLPFDLFLKKIFITNKILDLKNIYNKSIYNIVEQVIDGFGLLNQYNTESIYSFLDFVHRSIKIVGNSIVDFLEYWESKKEKESIIISDNTDALRIMTIHKSKGLQFPVVILPFTDWNAFSKKKKEGIWIDVCPNLYHGLDSIYIEIEPYFKYINDHFFINIYEEYLSKIRIDNLNLLYVATTRPMEQLIIFSRYGKDQSVSFYLKNFLYEKKLWNDKIFQYSFGIEKKNY is encoded by the coding sequence TTGATAAAATTTATTATATTGATTCCAGCTACATTAAAAATATACAACGCTTCAGCAGGCTCTGGAAAAACTTTTTTTTTGGTAAAAAATTACCTTTTTATTCTTTTTAAAAGTCCTCATTGTGACGAATTCAAGCGGATTTTAGCTTTAACTTTTACAAATAAAGCTACTGAAGAAATAAAAAAAAGGATATTACAATGTATAAAAGAATTTTCTAATCAAAAAATTAGTAAGGAATATCATTCTTTGTACAATTCTATTATAAAAGATTTAAAATTAACAAAAAGGCAACTATCTGAACGCGCTAAAAAAATATTATCTGAAATTTTATCCGATTTTTCTTCTTTATCTATAAGTACTATTGATAAATTTACTTATCGTATCATTCGATCTTTTTTTTCTAATAAAAATATATATATAGAAATGGATACCCATAAATTTTTATGGGAAGTTATAGATAATTTATATAATAGATTAAAAAGTTCAGAAAAATGGTCTCATATTTTGATCCAATTTTCTTTGGAAAGATTAAAAAAAGGAAAAAATTGGGATATCAGAAAAGAACTATTTAAAATAGCTAGTCTTATAGTAGAGGAAAATAGTTTTTTTTATATGAAAAAAATTAGATTTCAATCTTTTGATGATTGGATAATACTAAAAAAAAAATTGTTAAAAAGAACGAAAAAATTTGAAAAAAAATGTAAAAAACAAGGAGAAAAATTTTTTGAATTTTTAAAAAAAACATCTATTAAAAAACATTCATTCTATTATTCAGATTTTCCAAAACTTTTTCAAAAATTCCGTGTAAAAAACATAATATTAAATCCTTTTCATCAACGTATTGAAAAATCTATTCAAAAAAAAGTATTGTATAGTAGTAAAAATTCTACTATAAATATGGATCAAAAAATATTGATAGAAAGGAATAAAAAAAAAATACTTTCTTTATATCAAGAAACAAAATTTATATATAAAAAATATATTTTCTCCTATATTTTAGATAAACTTTTTTTAAAAAATTTTCATTATTTATCTATAATACAGGAAATTGAAAAAGAATTTTTATTTTTAAAAGAAGAAAAAAAAATTTTTTTAAACGCAGAATTAAATAAAATACTTCATGAAAGAATTATTCAAGATCCCATCCCCCTAATTTATGAAAAAATGGGGGTACAATATAAACATTATTTTCTAGATGAATTTCAGGATACTTCATTTTTACAATGGTATAATATTCGAATTCTAATTGAAAATGCTTTATCAGAAAATGGATCAGCTATGATTGTAGGAGATCCTAAACAATCTATATATCGTTGGAGAGGTGTAGATTATAATCTTTTTCTTCATTTAATTTCTTCTTCATCTAAATCTTATCACAAAAAAATAATCACTATAGGTACTAATTTTCGTAGTTATGAAGAAATTGTAAAATTTAATAATTCACTTTATCAATCAGTATCTAAAATTTTTAATTCTACTCTTTATAAAAAAATATATAAGGAATCCAAACAAAAAGAATTTAAAAAACCTGGAGGATATGTAGAATTAAATTTTATTATAGAACAAAAAAATTACAGAAATGAACTTTACTGTAAAATAAAAAAAAAAATAAAAAAATTGTTAAAACAGAAATATAAATTATCAGATATAGCTATATTAGTTAGAAATAACGAAGATGGAAATTTTTTATCTGAAAAACTTTTAGAAGATGGATTTATTGTAAATACTTCCGTATCTCTTCTTGTAAAAAATCATTTGGAAATAGAAATCATTATACATTTTTTTTATATACTTTTAAAACCACATTGTTATCAAAAAAGAGCTACTTTAATTTTATTATTATTAAAAAATAAGTTAATTTATACCAAAAAAAGAGATCATGACTTTCTAGTAGAATCTATTTTTTTACCATTCGATCTTTTTTTAAAAAAAATTTTTATTACAAATAAAATATTAGATTTAAAAAATATATATAATAAATCTATCTACAATATAGTAGAACAGGTCATTGATGGATTTGGATTATTAAATCAATATAATACGGAATCTATCTATTCTTTTTTAGACTTTGTTCATCGTTCTATAAAAATTGTAGGAAATTCTATTGTAGATTTTTTAGAATATTGGGAATCCAAAAAAGAAAAAGAAAGTATCATTATTTCTGATAATACAGATGCTCTTCGTATTATGACTATTCACAAATCTAAAGGATTGCAATTTCCTGTAGTAATTCTCCCTTTTACAGATTGGAATGCTTTTTCAAAAAAAAAAAAGGAAGGAATATGGATAGATGTATGTCCTAATTTATATCATGGGTTGGATTCTATCTATATAGAAATAGAACCTTATTTTAAATATATAAATGATCATTTTTTCATAAATATTTATGAAGAATATCTATCTAAAATAAGGATTGATAATCTAAATTTATTATATGTAGCTACTACTCGTCCTATGGAACAACTTATTATTTTTTCTAGATATGGAAAGGATCAATCTGTATCTTTTTATCTAAAAAATTTTCTCTATGAAAAAAAATTATGGAATGATAAAATATTTCAATATTCTTTTGGAATAGAAAAAAAAAATTATTAA
- a CDS encoding zinc ribbon domain-containing protein, which produces MENNKIKVAITIIDKLRILYNLQLIDSRIDEIENFRKNIPIEINSLEEELEKMKKKLKNINEEILSIKEDINQKNKEIKYSENLIKKYEKQKENIRNNKELYFLEKEIDYQKLEIKLYKKRIQQMNLNIHKNEEIFKKKENLFLNKKEHIFHKKKELNKIFSENKKEEKLLLERSIDFSKKIDNNLLKIYKKIRNRVKNGVAVSPVQRGAPLGSYLAITPQKYYELIQRNKLLIDENSGRILIDEELAEEEKKKIFYFFSKKQKK; this is translated from the coding sequence ATGGAAAATAATAAAATAAAAGTAGCTATTACAATAATAGATAAATTAAGAATTTTATATAATCTTCAACTGATAGATTCTCGTATAGATGAAATAGAAAATTTTCGTAAAAATATTCCTATAGAAATCAATTCTTTGGAAGAAGAACTTGAAAAAATGAAAAAAAAATTAAAAAATATTAATGAGGAAATTCTTTCTATAAAAGAGGATATCAATCAAAAAAACAAAGAAATTAAATATTCAGAAAATTTGATAAAAAAATATGAAAAACAGAAAGAAAATATAAGAAATAATAAAGAATTATATTTTCTAGAAAAAGAAATTGATTATCAAAAACTAGAAATTAAATTATATAAAAAAAGAATTCAACAAATGAATTTAAATATTCATAAAAATGAAGAAATTTTTAAAAAAAAAGAAAATCTTTTTTTAAATAAAAAAGAACATATTTTTCATAAAAAAAAAGAATTAAATAAAATTTTTTCAGAAAATAAAAAAGAAGAAAAATTATTACTAGAAAGATCTATAGATTTTTCTAAAAAAATCGATAATAATTTATTAAAAATTTATAAAAAAATAAGAAATAGAGTTAAAAATGGAGTAGCCGTTTCTCCTGTACAAAGAGGGGCCCCGTTAGGATCTTATCTTGCTATTACTCCACAAAAATACTACGAACTAATACAACGTAATAAACTTTTAATAGATGAAAATAGTGGAAGAATATTAATAGACGAGGAATTAGCTGAAGAAGAAAAAAAAAAAATATTTTATTTTTTTTCAAAAAAACAGAAAAAATAA
- a CDS encoding thioredoxin family protein, giving the protein MVITYSSNEIKKIKIKNFKLLESLSGEKKYIQDFFSNKATVIMFICNHCPYVKHINPELVRLTNDYIPKEISFLAINSNDIEKYPEDSPENMKKISHKLGYIFPYFFDEKQEVAKYYGAQCTPEFFIFNGIGDLYYHGQLDDSRPNNGIPVTGYDVRNILNFLLEYDGEKKISPIKKPSYGCNIKWKK; this is encoded by the coding sequence ATGGTAATTACCTATTCTTCCAATGAAATTAAAAAAATAAAAATAAAAAATTTTAAATTATTAGAATCTTTATCAGGGGAAAAAAAATATATTCAAGATTTTTTTTCTAATAAAGCAACTGTGATTATGTTTATTTGTAATCACTGTCCGTATGTTAAACATATCAATCCAGAATTAGTACGTTTAACTAATGATTATATTCCTAAAGAAATTTCCTTTTTAGCTATAAATTCCAATGATATCGAAAAATATCCAGAAGATTCTCCTGAAAATATGAAAAAAATATCTCATAAATTAGGTTATATATTTCCTTATTTTTTTGATGAAAAACAAGAAGTAGCTAAATATTATGGGGCTCAATGTACTCCTGAATTTTTTATATTTAATGGTATAGGAGATTTATATTATCATGGACAATTAGATGATTCTAGACCAAACAATGGAATTCCAGTTACAGGATACGATGTTAGAAACATATTAAATTTTCTTTTAGAGTATGATGGTGAAAAAAAAATATCCCCCATAAAAAAACCAAGTTATGGATGTAATATTAAATGGAAAAAATAA
- a CDS encoding Nif3-like dinuclear metal center hexameric protein, translating into MEVLVRDIAEELENLAPREYAESYDNIGLIVGSYFQKVKKILITLDLTEEVFSESIHKNCNLIISFHPVLFKSIKSLTGNTFSERVVISALKNDISIYVIHTNLDVSWEGTHSYISKLLQLNREKSLFPKKGTIKKLTTYVPISYSDKVRNALFNAGAGKISNYSRCSYNFDGFGSFMGNEKSKPFFGKKGHFHIEKETCINVVFSSHKLNLIKEALFKSHPYEEVPYEIYNIENINPYIGIGIIGFLIEEMNEYDFLLYLRNRMNLLCIRHSIFIGKKIKKIAMIAGSGSFGIEKAIQEKAHVFISSDFKYHDFFKSEKKILIVDIGHYESEKFNKNLLKFFLDKKFTHIPVYESEIHTNPVKYFY; encoded by the coding sequence ATGGAAGTCTTAGTAAGAGATATCGCTGAAGAGTTAGAAAATTTAGCTCCTAGGGAATATGCAGAATCCTATGATAATATAGGACTTATAGTGGGATCTTATTTTCAAAAAGTAAAAAAAATATTGATAACTTTAGATCTTACTGAGGAGGTATTTTCAGAGTCTATACATAAAAATTGTAATCTTATTATATCATTTCATCCGGTTCTTTTTAAATCAATAAAAAGTTTAACTGGAAATACTTTTTCAGAAAGAGTCGTAATTTCTGCATTAAAAAATGATATATCTATTTATGTAATTCATACTAATCTGGATGTAAGCTGGGAAGGAACTCATTCTTACATATCCAAACTTTTACAGTTAAACAGAGAAAAATCTTTATTTCCTAAAAAGGGGACTATAAAAAAATTAACAACTTATGTTCCAATTTCTTATTCTGATAAAGTTAGAAATGCTTTATTTAATGCAGGAGCTGGAAAAATATCTAATTACAGTCGTTGTAGTTATAATTTTGATGGTTTTGGAAGCTTTATGGGAAACGAAAAATCAAAACCTTTTTTTGGAAAAAAAGGACATTTTCATATAGAAAAAGAAACTTGTATTAATGTAGTTTTTTCATCCCATAAATTGAATTTAATTAAAGAAGCACTTTTTAAAAGTCATCCTTATGAAGAAGTTCCATATGAAATTTATAATATTGAAAATATTAATCCCTATATTGGAATAGGAATAATAGGATTTCTGATAGAAGAAATGAATGAATATGATTTTCTTCTTTATTTAAGGAATAGAATGAATTTATTGTGTATTAGACATTCTATATTCATAGGAAAAAAAATTAAAAAAATAGCTATGATTGCAGGTTCTGGAAGTTTTGGTATTGAAAAAGCTATACAAGAAAAAGCCCATGTTTTTATATCTTCTGATTTTAAATATCATGATTTTTTCAAATCTGAAAAAAAAATATTGATTGTAGATATAGGACATTATGAATCTGAAAAATTTAATAAAAATCTTCTTAAATTTTTTTTAGATAAAAAATTTACTCATATACCTGTTTATGAATCAGAAATTCATACTAATCCAGTTAAATATTTTTATTAA